CTCCGACCAAATGATCCACACATGGAGCATAGCCAGCCAACAAGTTGAATATCCGACCAAAAGACATAGAGCATATACAGTCAACAAGCTGCATATCCGGCCAAATGAAGAACACATAGACCAACTTACTTGCTCGGTGATTTACGCACCACTTGGCCACCGACTGATGAGTTGTTTTAAATGGTCGCAATACTTGCTCATGAACCTTTTGGATGACGCATCATCAATGGTTGAGAAGCTTTGTCCCATGATCATGGATGAGTTCGTTGCGGTAGGGTTCGAAATTCTTATGCTCATGGAACCCATAATGAATGTTGGCCTGCAAAGGCTGACTCCTGATTCGAATGCGAGGGTCCGGACTGGTGGTGTGCTATGGAAGGGCTAAGAGAGCATGTGGAGCTGAAAGATCTAGCAACAATTTTGGTCGTGGGTCTTCGTAAACTATGGTTCAAATGCAACACAAGCGTGTTCGACAACAAGTCTTCCTCCATCCGACAGTGGTAAATCTGGCTGTTGAGGAACTACACCTATAGCAGAAGGCATGGAGACTAAAGGCAGGCGTGTGTGAGGAGTAGATGTATTGTGTTGTGGATGTGGGTGTGGTTTCGGTTGGGCTCAAGAGCTTGTTGTTGCCCACAAAATCCTTGTAATTAAAGgaaaaattttgtttttgccactctagatTTTGCCAATTTTCCTTATGCCACTCTATATTTTGACATTTCACTTTTCTCACTCTTAGTTTTTGACAATTATCACAATTGTCATACTGTGACAAAAGCAAAATTTTCAGAGTGGCAATTGTGATACATTGTCAaaagctaagagtggcaaaaataaaataaaattattttGCTTTTGCCACGGAATGACAATTGTGATAATtgtcaaaagctaagagtgaCAAAAGTGAAATGTCAAAATGTAGAGTGGCATAAGAAAATTGACAAAATGTAGAGTggcaaaaatgaaaaaaaaattgctTTTGCCACAGAATGGCAATTGTGATAACTGTTAAAAGCGAAGAGTGACAAAAGTGGGATGTCAAAATCTAGAGTGGCATAATATTTTTTGGCAAATTCTAGAGTGGCAGAAACAAAATTTTCCCGTATTGAAACTCTTCCCTTCTTAATGGAAATGACAAGCAACATGTTgttgcttgttcttgaaaataAATGTTCTCCGTGCCATGGATCGAATCGATGCTAGTGGCCAACCATGCATCACACAACAGTTTATCCTCCCTCATCTTGGAACTGTCTTCTCTACCCCTCTTCTTTAGATCGGTCGGCCATTCCACCGAATCAAGGTCATCATCGCTGTCCTTCTATAGCTACACGGTGTGCGAGTCCGGTTGTTGGGTGTACGTACCCGGCCGCGTGCCAAGTTTGATGTACATACCCGGCTGCTGGGCATGCACCCCTGGCTCCGAATCATCCACTTGTCCATCCTCGTAGCAACATCCGTTGTGGATCATCTCCATCATCCGCATTTTCGCAATGTCACACGACGGCTCGCCCGGTTGAGACTTACCGGTGAACAGAGAGCGGACACCGAGCTGATCCACGCCAGATGTCCGTGATCGAACAAGCTGAGGCGATGGCGAGTCGACAAAATGGAGCGGGTCCACGCTGGCGTTGACACAATATTGCACTACCCTACGGCGAAGGCTGGAGACTGCTATTGTCGCCCAAACTGCTCAGTGGCGTAGAAGTAGGGCGGCTGATATTGCTCCGGCCAGTGTGGCGTGTGCATGTACAGCGGCGGCGCCACACGTCCCTGCCCCACCTGGCAACTACACCCCGACCCCGCCCGCCAGCTCCGTCACCCTTCTTTTTGCGGCCGCCTCATCCTTTGCCTTCTTTTTGAGGCAGCGGGCTTGTCATGTCGCCGAGTTATCTTCCGAGCGACCACCTTCTCTGGGTCCTCCACCTGCGCGCAACTCTTTGTGCGGGTCCATGCGGTGGCGGGAGCGAAAAGGACGAGAATTGGGGTGGAGTGCGGCGACGATCGGAAAGGAGAGGGTGGAGAATGGAAGGGTTTTGACGCGGAGACAATGCATACCAGTCAAAATGTGGGCTCCGCCTACATTGTAGGTGGGCGGGAGGTGTTCGGGCCCTACGTGGCGGATGCCCGGGCTCCCGCAAAGCCTTTGATTTACTTCCGGTTTGCGAAAAAAAGGACACGCGGGCTGGTTTGCAGACAAATACATGACCTAGTTGAATGGCTTACAACGTTCAGACAATTGGGTCCGACGTATGCGTGCGATTTAAGGGCCGTAAGTGCTCGCATCGGAGATGGATTACTTTCTCCCCTTGGGTTTTCTGTTCCGAATAATGATATGCACCGATGGGAGCATGTTCATGAAATTGAATCACTGAAGCTTTAGCTCTGTACATAATTTTTTGTCTGATCATGCGTGGTGCACGTGAAACCTGGGTTTTCTTTTCCGAATAAATGATATGCACACGTGACAGTCTCCAATGTGCCATTTCTCAAACGAGAAAGGAGACAAAGAAAAAGCACGCAGCGACGAGAACAAACGACTGAAGAATCGTGGCGCCACGACTGACATTGCCGCCGGTGTCATCGGCGTCGGCTTCCGTCCCACGCTGCCGAGATCCATTATCCCAGCCGCCCACGTCCGGTTCCCCCAGCGTTAGCAGCCAAGCCAGTGGCCCCCAGCCGGCAAGCAGCTGCCACGGCGGAACCGTCTCCTCGCCTCCGTCGCCTGCGCCCGCGCCATCGGGAGATTCATCACCGGCCGGCATTGGCAGCTCCTGCCGGCAGACAGGGCAGGAGTTGTGGAGCCGGAGCCACGGCACGATGCAGTCGGAGTGGTAGGCGTGCTTGCACGGCAGCTCGCGCGCGGTCTCGCCGAGCTCGAACTCATCCTTGCACACGGGGCACTGCGAGCCGTCCGCCATGTGCTCCGGCGAGACGTGCACCGTGGGGAGCGAGTCGATCGCCGacgccggcgcgggcggcgggccggggCGGTCGTTCTGCGTCAGACCATCGATGAGCGCGTTCAGGTTGGGGCCGGTGAAGAACCCCGCCGGGTCGATGCCGGTTGCCGGTGGACCGGCATCGGCACCGCCCAAGCCGCCGTGCGTTCccggggccggcggcggggacgggACGCGGCGGAGACGTGGGCCTGGCGTGTCGgccgcgtcgtcgtcgtcctcgcccCTGTATATGACCCAGTGGCGGGGGGCGCCCTCGTACGGGAACAACGGCGGCGGCTGGAAGAGCCGCTCGGTCGGCGCGTGCACGGGCTCGCGCGGCACGGGGAGTTCGATCTCGTGGAGGAAGCGGCCGAGGCAGCGCGGGCAGAAGACGTCGGAGGTCGGGGACGACACCGTGCGCAGCGCGCGGCGGCACACGTAGCACCAGTACAGGCGCCACCTCCTGCGCTGCCGCCGACGGGCGCCGTTCGCGCCGGGCTCTGACATGGCAGATGGCCGGTGGAGAGCTCGCTCGCGGGTTCCCCCGCTGTGCCTGCCGACAGAGGCTGCGTGCACCCACGAGGATGTGATGTGATCGAGGCAGGGGTCAtgtagggtgatggtggatgcaTGGCACGACTTGGCGGGAAGGAATGGCGTTCGCGGGAAGATGGATACAGAATACGGTTCTGGCTTGTGAGGTGGTATGTCAAGTGACGCACGTTTACCTTCACTTCCTTGTCATGCTTGCAAGTTGCAAGCCGCGAGCAACCGGCGGCGCAAAAGCTAACTGCGTGCCAACCCCGGGCTACAAGGCAACCAGTTGCAATCGGTAGCACTTTACAACACACAAGTGCTGTGCGAGAGTGTTCTTTGCTCCGATTAATGCAGGAATCAAATTGTTTGATATGGAGTAGTTTTGAATTCATGTATAGTAACTTCTTTTAAAATTTCAGACAATTTGCATTTCTTGGTGTCAGCTATCTCTTGACACCGTCGAAACAAAACACTAGGGTATAGAAGGTGACTAGAAGCAAACACGCGCGTTCTCTTTTATCTCAAGTTATTTCCAATAAACTGAATCACCATGGGCCATGAACTGTATGTTCAGTGATCTGCATACGATTGACAAAATGATGCAAATATTTAATGTATGGGAGAAATATCCGAGGAAGGAGCACAATAGTTTATATTCCACCCATTGAGCGGTACATGATTTATGAAAATATTTCAATAGATGAACTGCAAGGGGATCAATAATACATATTTGCCAAAAACACTCGATATATCCACCTCACAACATAAATTGGTTACACAACCAAGAAAGTCTCGTTGACACTTGTGTCATATTGTCCACTTCACAGGCCCAGACAGCTAGCCGAGACCGATTTCAACTATAGAAATCATGTTGGCAAGCATACTTCCCAGTCCGATTTAAAAAGAAGAGTTCAAAAGGAGTTCTGTAAAGAAGATTTCGAAAAAGAAGAGAGTGAGAATTTCTTCTTCCTGGCATGGGCGTGATGCATGACCACGAAATATTTCAGAAATCTTATATGCTAGTTATTCTTTGAATACAAATTTGCATTGATATGATTTCCCAAAAAAATATTAACTGATCAGTATATCATGTAAAAGAAGTCAAATATACTCCAGAATATGCAAAACTATGCGAGAACATAAATCCACAAAAAAGTGTTTACAGGTAAGAATCATAAGACAAAAAATTATATTTAGAAAGTCCGCAGAATCAACATGAGAACAACGCGAAGGGTAACTGGAGCTTGGAACAATATTGAAACCTGAAGCATGTTAAGGCCAAGAAGAAAATTTTGGAAGGATAATAATTACTAAATGAATGATGAAATTCAGTTCTGCCAGGAATTACTTGCTACCATCTTTTTCTTAAAATGGTAGGGACATGCAATGTTCACAAGAACATTACTTGGATCAGAAAATTTTCAATAGCTTACAGAATAAGTTGAATGTTAATTCAGACAGATACAAAATTTTGCACATAAAGTATACGAAACTAATTGAACCGAGCATATAATTTTTCAAGTAACCGGTTAGTATTGATTGAGCATAGAGTTCATCAATCAGCATTGTGAATTTGTGAGCATGGTTAAAAGAAGAAACTTGTTCACTGGATATTAATGGATAACATTGCTCTACACAATAACAGAAAAAGCAAGAGATTGGTAGTTCAGAATGTCATCATGGAATAACCAATAATCCTAAATCCTACTTAGCTTCAACAAACATTACATAATACTCCCGCCGTCCAAAAATAAtggtctcaactttgtactaactttaccACAGGATTTCAGAATTTCACATCAAAATGAACAAATTGGTAGAGATAAACTTTACCTTCTTTGTAGTAGCAAAGCCGCAAATTAAATATAAAGTACTTACAGCATAATATAGAAAAGAGTAGttctgaaagtgctagttatcgactagaggagggggggtgaataggcgatttttatggaagtcttcaaaacacgaggtctttgaagacaaacagtagaaatgaacctattgatatgcagtggaagatagactacactagacaaacCAAAGTCAAGTAAGCAAAGTAGTGAAAGTACGAAGgctatcagcagctaggtagtatggatcaggatggaaggcAGAATGAAGccaaagatcaggatggaaggcagaatgaagccaaacagtaaacagtcttcacacagtgaagtcaatcaaatcagacaagcaagcaatgacttcatgaagacaaactgaAATGTAAAGGGAAGTGGGAGAtggaaccagttgcttggtgaagacagggatttggtagaccagttccagttgctgtgacaactgtacgtctggttagggaggctgagatttaactcagaagaccgcgtcttcaccttattccccttgagctaaggacacccagtcctcgtcgaatcactctggtaagtcttcaaggtagacttccaaaccttcacagacttcgttcaccggcgatccacaatgactcttggatgctcagaacgcgacgcctaaccggctggaggattcacagtcctcaagtgtaacaagtcttcaggtcatgcagacagaaagacttcagtgatgccaaacactctttggctctgggtgttttgggctttgccctcgcaaggatctctctctctctctctcaaatgattcggaggtgggttgctctcaaacgacaaaagccgtgcactaactctgagcagccacctatttatggtgtagggggtgggctatttatagccaggaggcaacccgacctgatatgtctgaaatgaccctgggtcactaaggaaccgacacgtgtccaacggtcggatttcaaacacacgcggcagctttacttgggctacaagcaaagctaACTCATCTAGCTCTGGATAacatttgctctcattgtcttcgctcaaagagataggattttggttgagcatcacaccagtcactctgactttgttcacttggaccccacttaacagtacggtggttcctatgactcaacaaagaagaaaaggaaactacaaaacaactatgtcttcgcactccatagtcttcaagtgaatttcttcacatgtcataatcttcattgtgaatgtcttcacgaaccaccattgtcttcaatgtcttcacacatttttaggggtcatctctggtaggtaagcCGAATCAATAAGGGGCTACTatctgtgttatcctgcaattctcacaaacaccttagtccctcaaccaagtttgtcatcaatactccaaaaccaactaggggtggcactagatgcacttacaatctccccctttttggt
This sequence is a window from Aegilops tauschii subsp. strangulata cultivar AL8/78 chromosome 7, Aet v6.0, whole genome shotgun sequence. Protein-coding genes within it:
- the LOC109742109 gene encoding E3 ubiquitin-protein ligase RING1-like; this translates as MSEPGANGARRRQRRRWRLYWCYVCRRALRTVSSPTSDVFCPRCLGRFLHEIELPVPREPVHAPTERLFQPPPLFPYEGAPRHWVIYRGEDDDDAADTPGPRLRRVPSPPPAPGTHGGLGGADAGPPATGIDPAGFFTGPNLNALIDGLTQNDRPGPPPAPASAIDSLPTVHVSPEHMADGSQCPVCKDEFELGETARELPCKHAYHSDCIVPWLRLHNSCPVCRQELPMPAGDESPDGAGAGDGGEETVPPWQLLAGWGPLAWLLTLGEPDVGGWDNGSRQRGTEADADDTGGNVSRGATILQSFVLVAACFFFVSFLV